Proteins from a genomic interval of Yarrowia lipolytica chromosome 1E, complete sequence:
- a CDS encoding uncharacterized protein (Compare to YALI0E28468g, similar to uniprot|P46655 Saccharomyces cerevisiae YGL245w Glutamyl-tRNA synthetase cytoplasmic, similar to Saccharomyces cerevisiae GUS1 (YGL245W); ancestral locus Anc_3.569), which produces MSIQVAAKAANVGYAAVLLGAQKNIKIEIIDDKVVSKETPADVVYDGVSGTKAVVEKLAVTVSTEDQEWIDFAFTNLLSKDFKAVTPSLEKLEAHLNFRSFINGYTPSLSDLVVWGVLRSNLVVGTSLKSGVFINLGRWYNYLLAFEYGPVVETFTKDLNEVRKSAKSGQKKVASKASFEIGLVNAKEGEVVTRFPPEPSGYLHIGHAKAAVLNEYFARQYKGKLIIRFDDTNPSKEKEEFQDSILEDLELLGIKGDVISYSSDYFQEMYDLCIKMIKEGKAYADDTTQEVMREQRMDGIASARRDRPVEESLDVFENQMAKGTEEGLKNCIRAKISVDAGNKTLRDPVIYRCNLTPHHRTGDKWKVYPTYDFCCPIVDSIEGVTHALRTIEYRDRNAQYDWMLKALGLRKVHIWDFARVNFVRTLLSKRKLQWFVDQDKVESWSDPRFPTVRGVRRRGMTVEGLRNFIISQGPSKNIINLDWSLIWAINKKVIDPVAPRHSAVVKKDVVEISFADAAPETVEDRPKHKKNPDLGTKKTVFGGKKVLIDQDDAQTLKDGEELTLMDWGNIIVEKIHKNGDLVTGIDAKLHLEGDFKKTEHKVSWLAESDATPCELVDFDHLITKDKIEEGENFEDWLTPETVFKTEALADSNIKNMKVGDIIQFERKGYYRLDQPWSEDKPAVFFTIPDGKVVQKYGAKK; this is translated from the coding sequence ATGTCTATTCAGGTTGCCGCCAAGGCCGCAAATGTGGGCTACGCCGCCGTTCTGCTCGGTGCCCAGAAGAACATCAAGATCGAGATCATTGACGACAAGGTCGTTTCCAAGGAGACCCCCGCCGATGTCGTTTACGACGGAGTTTCCGGCACCAAAGCTGTGGTTGAGAAGCTCGCTGTTACCGTTTCTACTGAGGACCAGGAGTGGATCGACTTTGCCTTCACCAACCTCCTGTCCAAGGACTTTAAGGCCGTCACCCCTTCtcttgagaagctcgaggCTCATCTTAACTTCCGATCTTTCATCAACGGCTACACTCCTTCTCTGTCCGATCTGGTTGTCTGGGGTGTTCTTCGATCCAACCTGGTTGTCGGTACCTCTCTGAAGTCCGGTGTTTTCATCAATCTGGGCCGATGGTACAATTACCTCCTCGCCTTTGAGTACGGTCCCGTTGTTGAGACCTTCACCAAGGATCTGAACGAGGTCCGAAAGAGCGCCAAGTCTggccagaagaaggtggcCTCCAAGGCTTCTTTCGAGATTGGTCTTGTCAacgccaaggagggcgAGGTTGTCACCCGATTCCCTCCCGAGCCTTCTGGATACCTCCATATCGGACacgccaaggctgctgtcCTTAACGAGTACTTTGCTCGACAGTACAAGGGTAAGCTGATCATCCGATTCGACGACACCAACCcctccaaggagaaggaagagtTCCAGGACTCCATTCTCGAggatctggagctgctcgGAATCAAGGGAGATGTCATCTCCTACTCTTCCGACTACTTCCAGGAGATGTACGATCTCTGTATCAAGATGATTAAGGAGGGCAAGGCTTACGCCGACGACACCACCCAGGAGGTGATGCGAGAGCAGCGAATGGACGGTATTGCCTCTGCTAGACGAGACCGACCCGTCGAGGAGTCTCTCGATGTCTTTGAGAACCAGATGGCCAAGGGTACTGAGGAGGGTCTTAAGAACTGTATCCGAGCCAAGATCTCCGTCGACGCCGGAAACAAGACTCTTCGAGATCCCGTCATCTACCGATGCAACCTCACCCCTCACCACCGAACTGGTGACAAGTGGAAGGTTTATCCCACTTACGATTTCTGCTGCCCCATTGTCGACTCCATCGAGGGTGTGACCCACGCTCTGCGAACCATCGAGTACCGAGACCGAAACGCGCAGTACGACTGGATGCTCAAGGCTCTTGGCCTGCGAAAGGTGCACATTTGGGATTTCGCCCGTGTCAACTTTGTCCGAACTCTGCTATCCAAGCGAAAGCTGCAGTGGTTTGTTGATCAGGACAAGGTCGAGTCGTGGAGCGATCCTCGATTTCCCACCGTCCGAGGTGTGCGACGACGAGGTATGACTGTGGAGGGTCTGCGAAACTTCATCATTTCCCAGGGTCCTTCCAAGAACATCATCAACCTCGACTGGTCTCTTATCTGGGCTAtcaacaagaaggtcaTTGACCCCGTTGCTCCTCGACACTCCGCTgttgtcaagaaggacgttGTTGAGATTTCTTTTGCCGACGCTGCCCCCGAGACTGTTGAGGATCGACCCAAGCACAAGAAGAACCCCGATCTTGGCACCAAGAAGACCGTCTTCGGAGGTAAGAAGGTTCTCATTGACCAGGACGATGCTCAGACCCTCAAGGATGGCGAGGAGCTCACTCTCATGGACTGGGGTAACATCATTGTCGAGAAAATCCACAAGAATGGCGATCTCGTCACCGGCATTGACGCCAAGCTCCACCTCGAGGGTgacttcaagaagaccgaGCACAAGGTCTCTTGGTTGGCTGAGTCTGATGCTACTCCTTGTGAGCTGGTTGACTTTGaccatctcatcaccaaggacaagattgaggagggcGAGAACTTTGAGGACTGGCTCACTCCCGAGACCGTTTTCAAGACCGAGGCTCTTGCTGACTCCAACATCAAGAACATGAAGGTTGGAGACATCATCCAGTTCGAGCGAAAGGGTTACTACAGACTCGACCAGCCCTGGTCTGAGGACAAGCCCGCTGTTTTCTTCACCATTCCCGACGGAAAGGTTGTCCAGAAGTACGGCGCTAAGAAGTAA
- a CDS encoding uncharacterized protein (Compare to YALI0E28490g, similar to DEHA0F11572g Debaryomyces hansenii IPF 8214.1, similar to Saccharomyces cerevisiae RAI1 (YGL246C); ancestral locus Anc_3.570) yields MSSFSTTERLAAKLKKPKEVYSYSITDGKVTMDQSQLKYYYLPEETILKAPIDLTKGIENWTQPNEHDTHLDTLLESLSKYERETGSKIDAEIITWRGILTKIMTHPYDQYNEPIVLNITYFDGHYFIEEDWQSKQQGKKAPDEQMKKHIYSGYKFESVALLNEPWFKSSREDIESRFDDIPNGDQFVSVVRTQIGDNKILIGGEVDCVFDPCAKGTSRYGELKTSREVHNAKDGEILERKMNRAWAQSFLLGVKHIIYGYRTGDHKLAAVDYFKTEDLPMYAGASSTWSGTDEINFLNAALTKLKDLPKEDNKLWRLVFDSANKKVDITELDGESFLLKEFVDWRKSM; encoded by the coding sequence ATGAGCTCGTTCTCCACAACAGAACGTCTAGCTGCAAAGCTgaagaagcccaaggaggtATACAGCTACTCCATCACCGACGGTAAGGTGACTATGGACCAATCTCAGCTCAAGTACTACTACCTGCCTGAGGAGACTATCCTGAAGGCTCCTATCGATCTGACCAAAGGCATTGAGAATTGGACACAGCCCAACGAGCACGATACTCATCTGGACACACTGCTCGAGTCGCTAAGTAAATATGAGCGCGAAACTGGAAGTAAAATCGATGCCGAAATCATCACTTGGCGTGGAATCCTTACCAAGATCATGACCCATCCTTACGACCAGTACAATGAGCCTATTGTGCTGAATATTACATATTTCGACGGACACTATTTCATTGAGGAAGACTGGCAGAGCAAGCAGCAAGGCAAGAAGGCGCCCGATGAGCAGATGAAGAAACACATCTACTCCGGCTACAAGTTCGAGAGTGTAGCTCTACTGAACGAGCCATGGTTCAAGAGCTCACGAGAGGACATTGAATCTCGTTTCGATGATATCCCCAATGGCGACCAGTTTGTGTCCGTGGTTCGAACACAGATTGGAGACAACAAGATCCTGATCGGCGGAGAGGTGGATTGTGTGTTCGATCCTTGTGCCAAAGGCACTAGCCGATATGGAGAGCTGAAAACCTCTCGAGAAGTTCACAATGCCAAGGACGGCGAGATTCTGGAGCGAAAAATGAACCGTGCTTGGGCTCAATCATTTCTACTCGGTGTGAAGCATATCATCTACGGATACAGAACGGGCGATCATAAGCTCGCAGCTGTTGATTACTTCAAAACCGAAGATCTGCCAATGTACGCTGGTGCTTCCTCTACCTGGAGTGGAACTGATGAGATCAACTTTCTCAACGCTGCTTTGACTAAACTGAAGGAtctgcccaaggaggataACAAGTTGTGGAGACTGGTGTTTGACTCTGCCAACAAAAAGGTGGATATTACGGAACTTGACGGAGAGAGCTTCTtgctcaaggagtttgtTGACTGGCGAAAGTCAATGTAA
- a CDS encoding uncharacterized protein (Compare to YALI0E28512g, some similarities with DEHA0F18689g Debaryomyces hansenii IPF 7594.1 hypothical start, similar to Saccharomyces cerevisiae BRR6 (YGL247W); ancestral locus Anc_3.571) — protein sequence MFVVAWQPPACKVNIHRIIQTGTDPKSNLLNITSRATCKMSFLGGTLNSRPDEARDSPLADREPLGEQNNSFLNRQSTPKTKPVNLSFINKAPIEYVTQSEMERVFETGNQVYEDGKNVFPSIDHDHIFSVGDQRVTIDADETESDISLSASEHLDKYPYIRDESCIQNLNAHLGELPPSSPDTGNSSSESFRDLLTSPSVQQNQSRIENRQRLPSSNRQRTSNQQQQPPSNTQLPKKSLFKSATETTRKLFPDMRRSVVNNEASKRSEPSMAMIPSPQKPPSQQYHINPNVPKVDMSFMKSKRRPTSVEFSPIKQYHEIPGRRRDGRGYGNSFQPRGSRYSPQFDVSYDDSFEQRYEMYNGRGRDDENRGSRVNGTRGNGFEGNRGHDYGTRGIFGGGDRTNGIRSQSNHGGRDHHSEDDWEDEYADYDINTPNHNINTPCRTPKPKSRDHDNSSRESKDNHASSSSSAQSGAAAALNLPILLSIWLQLAYNAIIMAVVSYFVWTFYSTVKRDVDMKVDEYSADILQEMAMCSKDYLANNCMPGKRVPALETMCNAWERCMNRDPKIVGRARVSAETFAEIINGFLRPISFKSMVFVIFLLAGSLFVCNFGFGTYRGPLYQQVKENEKKQDKEKEKEKEKRKSRDRGDYERVYDSPSFYVSPRYYRQRGYRRRY from the coding sequence ATGTTTGTTGTTGCCTGGCAACCCCCTGCATGCAAGGTAAACATACATAGAATTATTCAAACAGGGACAGACCCAAAATCAAACCTCCTAAACATCACATCACGGGCGACTTGCAAAATGTCATTTTTGGGCGGCACTCTCAATTCTAGGCCCGACgaggcacgtgactccccTTTGGCCGATCGAGAGCCGCTTGGCGAACAAAACAACAGCTTTCTCAACCGGCAATCTACACCCAAGACTAAACCAGTCAATCTTTCCTTCATCAATAAAGCTCCCATTGAATATGTTACACAGTcagagatggagagagtTTTTGAAACTGGTAACCAGGTTTATGAGGATGGAAAGAACGTGTTTCCATCAATTGACCACGATCACATTTTCTCGGTAGGTGATCAGAGAGTGACGATCGACGCCGATGAGACTGAGAGCGACATCTCCTTATCAGCTTCTGAACACCTTGATAAATATCCGTATATTCGGGATGAAAGCTGCATACAGAATTTAAACGCCCATCTTGGAGAACTCCCTCCTTCTTCGCCGGATACTGgaaactcctcctccgagtCTTTTCGGGATCTCCTCACTTCACCTAGTGTGCAACAGAATCAATCCAGAATCGAAAACAGACAGAGACTTCCTTCAAGCAATCGTCAAAGAACTTCCaaccagcaacagcaaccgCCTTCTAACACGCAACTGCCCAAGAAGAGCCTATTCAAGAGCGCTACAGAAACCACTCGAAAGCTCTTCCCAGATATGAGACGAAGTGTGGTAAACAACGAGGCTTCAAAGCGATCGGAGCCAAGCATGGCCATGATTCCTTCGCCGCAAAAGCCTCCTTCACAGCAATACCACATTAACCCCAACGTTCCCAAGGTGGACATGTCGTTCATGAAGTCTAAACGACGCCCCACTTCTGTGGAATTCTCGCCCATAAAACAGTACCATGAAATTCCTGGCAGAAgacgagatggacgagGTTATGGCAACAGCTTCCAGCCCAGAGGATCCCGTTACTCGCCTCAGTTTGACGTCTCCTATGACGACTCGTTTGAACAAAGATATGAGATGTACAATGGACGGGGACGAGACGACGAGAACAGAGGTAGTAGAGTAAACGGAACCCGTGGAAACGGATTTGAAGGTAACCGCGGCCACGACTATGGAACCCGTGGCATAtttggtggaggagaccgaACAAATGGCATTCGCAGTCAGAGCAATCATGGTGGTCGAGATCATCATTCGGAGGACGACTGGGAGGACGAGTACGCTGACTACGATATCAATACCCCCAATCACAACATCAACACACCCTGTCGAACCCCGAAACCCAAGTCTCGTGATCACGATAACAGTTCACGAGAGTCAAAAGATAACCAcgcctcttcttcctcttctgcgCAAagtggagctgctgctgccctCAATCTTCCTATTCTTCTTTCAATCTGGTTACAGCTCGCTTACAACGCTATAATCATGGCTGTTGTTTCGTACTTTGTCTGGACATTCTATTCCACTGTCAAGCGTGATGTCGACATGAAAGTGGACGAGTACTCCGCTGATATTCTTCAGGAGATGGCCATGTGCTCCAAGGACTACCTGGCTAACAACTGTATGCCCGGAAAGCGGGTTCCTGCTCTTGAGACCATGTGCAATGCTTGGGAGAGATGTATGAACAGAGATCCTAAGATAGTGGGACGAGCTCGAGTTTCTGCTGAGACTTTCGCCGAAATAATCAACGGATTCCTTCGACCCATCTCGTTTAAGTCCATGGTGTTCGTTATCTTCCTACTTGCAGGATCTCTCTTCGTCTGCAACTTTGGGTTTGGCACGTACAGAGGTCCGCTTTACCAGCAGGTGAAAGAGaatgagaagaagcaggacaaggagaaggagaaggagaaggagaagcgaaagtCGAGAGACAGAGGAGATTACGAGCGAGTATACGATTCTCCATCCTTCTACGTGTCTCCTAGATATTACAGACAGAGAGGATACCGACGAAGATACTAG
- a CDS encoding uncharacterized protein (Compare to YALI0E28534g, weakly similar to uniprot|P33890 Saccharomyces cerevisiae YOR010c TIR2 cold shock induced protein P5.25. f5.1) gives MTHQYNDKHGCELLGKYILRGQVRAMPYLPTDGPVHPQAEQQLMMVTSSWVNVPEIRDQRSFVLWLRWMNRAEIELDKWAAACSPLPPVDLVWKELTRKGVRGGDGVNWYQRFRNAAFHDLGDMAGHQLALETLVNLHPAAFSEPLEYMKIYCVLCELTGNPFNIEHALKRICNWAENYDPQISFDTVIQTARPDLAGWSYINSRSWSEARARTLAIQRELKESLPKATAVMSSSQSTRSVASQKSNKSAGSSKSSKSIFDRVRLGTFSGASSVYETTQTSR, from the coding sequence ATGACCCACCAATACAACGACAAACACGGCTGCGAACTGCTGGGCAAGTACATTCTGCGAGGCCAGGTCAGAGCCATGCCCTACCTTCCCACAGACGGCCCCGTGCATCCTCAGGCCGAACAACAACTGATGATGGTCACCTCTTCATGGGTGAACGTGCCCGAGATCCGAGACCAGCGATCTTTTGTTCTGTGGCTGCGATGGATGAACCGTGCCGAAATCGAGCTCGACAAGTGGGCTGCTGCCTGCTCCCCCCTTCCTCCTGTGGACCTCGTGTGGAAGGAGCTCACCCGAAAGGGCGTTCGAGGCGGCGACGGAGTCAACTGGTACCAGCGATTCCGAAACGCCGCCTTCCACGATCTCGGAGACATGGCAGGCCACCAGCTTGCTCTGGAGACCCTCGTCAACCTCCATCCTGCCGCCTTTTCCGAGCCTCTCGAGTACATGAAGATTTACTGTGTTCTGTGTGAGCTCACTGGCAACCCCTTCAACATTGAGCACGCGCTCAAGAGAATCTGCAACTGGGCTGAGAATTACGACCCTCAAATCTCCTTCGACACGGTCATTCAGACAGCCCGACCCGACCTGGCCGGCTGGAGTTACATCAACTCGCGATCTTGGTCGGAGGCTCGAGCCCGAACCCTGGCTATCCAGCGAGAACTCAAGGAGAGCCTGCCCAAGGCAACTGCCGTCATGAGCAGTTCGCAGAGCACGCGATCGGTGGCTTCCCAGAAAAGTAACAAAAGCGCGGGAAGCAGTAAGTCCAGCAAGAGCATATTCGATCGAGTGAGACTGGGTACCTTTAGCGGGGCTTCGTCGGTGTACGAGACCACCCAGACCTCGAGGTAA
- a CDS encoding uncharacterized protein (Compare to YALI0E28548g, weakly similar to uniprot|Q6C4A1 Yarrowia lipolytica YALI0E28534g), which produces MYSYNTWNDSKELGETILGLHLSNLTCLKTAPNLTLTRKHTEKFITPAPQVKCQFSFLRYCLWFHAAEIQICEAGPQSLDSAWAEIVHFGGASGSETGSWVERRRQAAFDKFGPMRGHQVALETLIMLAPQSCFEPLEFLRVYCMLCEMTDSHYNILDALDKMCVFTNSREPRSAFDREIERVDLDLREWNDKVVHMWIEAKIELKMRALEQRRIMKKKKKST; this is translated from the coding sequence ATGTACTCATACAACACCTGGAATGATTCAAAGGAGCTTGGAGAGACCATCTTGGGACTGCATCTGAGCAACTTGACATGCCTCAAGACTGCTCCCAACCTTACACTCACCCGAAAGCACACAGAGAAGTTCATCACCCCAGCTCCCCAGGTCAAGTGTCAGTTCTCATTCCTCAGATACTGCCTGTGGTTCCATGCTGCCGAAATTCAGATCTGTGAAGCTGGCCCACAGTCCCTGGACTCTGCCTGGGCCGAAATTGTGCATTTTGGAGGAGCGTCGGGCTCTGAGACGGGCTCCTGGGTTGAACGAAGACGACAGGCTGCATTCGACAAGTTTGGGCCTATGCGAGGACACCAAGTGGCCCTCGAGACTCTCATTATGCTTGCCCCCCAGTCGTGCTTCGAGCCCCTTGAGTTCTTACGGGTCTATTGCATGCTCTGTGAGATGACCGATAGCCATTACAACATTCTAGATGCCCTTGATAAGATGTGCGTTTTCACTAACAGTAGGGAGCCTCGAAGTGCATTTGATCGAGAGATTGAGAGAGTCGACCTGGATCTCAGAGAGTGGAACGATAAGGTCGTGCATATGTGGATTGAGGCCAAGATCGAACTCAAGATGAGAGCACTGGAACAAAGACGTatcatgaagaagaagaaaaagagcaCTTGA
- a CDS encoding uncharacterized protein (Compare to YALI0E28556g, similar to Saccharomyces cerevisiae UBX4 (YMR067C); ancestral locus Anc_2.638, weakly similar to CAGL0F06633g Candida glabrata), with the protein MTTITWNFKSVKLPTTPMMPLTTLRDQAVTHFQLEGNFGLKKTSTLAAGRKPAATLLDLNDTVRLANFAQGQKLELVRLGAKKTASPAPVATQPATSETNKVVAPATPQNNMLSPVSVTPEDATESTDSPQTSTTQPDHGFTPSTAPASTTSSTAAPKKLLVNASLSVVSLPPSFSESLHSQFPPSTTIGQMLDFFQQKSGINFQRKLDIREAEDGHKVDQESYIRQGTYNVEFMDGHEQANESENPASKSVKVFEAGKSTVPTDDHDFEPTTAHAHAYISTIRKTGGTNKSGSTLLTEKLRDQQRQAKINQLGSVKVRLRFPDGVYVETEYSKNDTVGSMVDTVNNVLGGDQKFRLWQSYPRKELNDVSLRLMTDLGFLTNTLVTVEFPGLAKFDSKAVLKPGVVVETPKPVESDTKGDVPSSGGPSTTEAKPKRKMTGTPKWLKLGKK; encoded by the coding sequence ATGACGACGATAACGTGGAATTTCAAGTCTGTGAAGCTGCCCACAACTCCAATGATGCCTTTGACCACTCTTAGAGATCAGGCTGTGACTCATTTCCAGTTGGAGGGCAACTTTGGACTAAAAAAGACCTCAACCCTGGCTGCAGGCAGAAAACCCGCCGCCACCCTGCTTGATTTGAACGATACTGTTCGATTGGCAAACTTTGCGCAGGGAcagaagctggagctcGTGAGATTGGGCGCGAAGAAGACTGcatcaccagcaccagtcGCCACACAACCGGCTACCTCAGAAACGAACAAGGTGGTTGCTCCAGCAACGCCTCAGAACAATATGCTGTCTCCAGTCTCTGTGACACCAGAAGATGCCACCGAGTCTACTGACTCTCCTCAGACCAGCACCACACAACCTGATCATGGGTTTACTCCGTCAACAGCCCCAGCCTCTACTACTTCCTCTACTGCAGCTcccaagaagctgcttgtGAACGCCTCTCTATCTGTGGTCTCGCTACCGCCCTCTTTCAGCGAATCTCTGCACTCACAATTCCCCCCTTCTACGACGATCGGGCAAATGCTCGATTTCTTCCAGCAGAAATCGGGTATCAACTTCCAGCGAAAGCTGGACATCCGCGAAGCTGAAGATGGCCATAAGGTTGACCAGGAGAGTTATATCAGACAGGGAACTTACAATGTCGAGTTCATGGATGGCCATGAACAGGCCAATGAAAGCGAGAACCCTGCTTCCAAATCAGTCAAGGTTTTCGAGGCAGGTAAATCAACTGTGCCTACTGACGATCATGACTTTGAGCCAACTACTGCTCATGCACATGCTTATATCAGCACCATCCGCAAGACTGGAGGCACCAATAAGAGTGGAAGCACACTTTTGACGGAAAAGCTGCGAGATCAGCAGAGGCAGGCAAAAATCAACCAGTTGGGAAGTGTCAAGGTGCGACTGAGATTCCCTGATGGAGTCTATGTAGAGACAGAGTACTCAAAGAATGACACGGTGGGTTCTATGGTTGATACCGTCAACAATGTCCTGGGAGGAGATCAGAAGTTCAGACTATGGCAGAGTTATCCTCGTaaggagctcaacgacGTTTCTCTGCGCTTGATGACTGACCTGGGTTTTCTTACCAACACTTTGGTAACTGTTGAATTCCCAGGATTAGCCAAGTTTGATTCTAAGGCTGTGTTGAAGCCTGGAGTTGTTGTGGAGACCCCCAAGCCGGTAGAGAGTGATACAAAGGGAGATGTTCCTTCCTCTGGAGGTCCCTCTACTACTGAGGCCAAGCCCAAAAGGAAGATGACCGGTACTCCCAAATGGCTCAAGCTAGGCAAAAAGTAA
- a CDS encoding uncharacterized protein (Compare to YALI0E28578g, weakly similar to Candida albicans|CA2666|IPF16995 unknown function): MATLARTAKIFGLSLVAGATAMTGYHFGALGRHELTYPVATEKDHFHSKESTFLHNSQFAKELREKGFRETRLSEKIPLEYSRGFLESFLKKPGYLTVDPLLFYKRCDDGKNGVMYAFLHVGDHLNGHTGIVHGGFLGTLLDEFVCLGAFPSLPSQQYGVTGTLEINYRQPVRENQYLMVRVETKDIQGRKVIADGSIEKFEGGDLWEKKKQNVLAEAELVVIEPKWIKEMTQYFKKKDE, from the coding sequence ATGGCGACGCTTGCAAGGACGGCCAAGATCTTTGGACTCTCGCTCGTTGCTGGAGCTACTGCCATGACCGGGTACCACTTCGGTGCTCTGGGGCGTCATGAGCTGACTTATCCGGTTGCTACCGAGAAGGATCATTTTCACTCCAAGGAGAGCACCTTTCTTCACAACAGTCAATtcgccaaggagctgcgGGAGAAAGGTTTTCGTGAGACCCGTTTGAGTGAGAAGATTCCTCTGGAGTACTCTCGAGGATTCCTGGAGTCGTTTCTGAAGAAGCCTGGATACCTGACCGTTGATCCACTGCTGTTCTACAAGCGGTGTGATGACGGAAAGAACGGTGTCATGTATGCATTTCTGCACGTCGGCGACCATTTAAACGGACACACTGGAATCGTGCATGGTGGTTTCCTGGGCACCCTGCTGGATGAGTTTGTATGTCTGGGGGCCTTCCCCAGCCTGCCCTCTCAGCAGTACGGAGTGACTGGCACCCTGGAGATCAATTACCGACAACCAGTTCGAGAGAACCAGTACCTCATGGTGCGAGTGGAGACTAAGGACATTCAGGGCCGAAAGGTAATTGCTGACGGATCTATCGAGAAGTTTGAGGGAGGTGATCtgtgggagaagaagaagcagaacGTGCTTGCTGAGGCTGAGCTGGTGGTCATTGAGCCCAAGTGGATTAAGGAGATGACTCAGTACTTTAAGAAGAAAGACGAGTAG
- a CDS encoding uncharacterized protein (Compare to YALI0E28600g, similar to Saccharomyces cerevisiae SEN34 (YAR008W); ancestral locus Anc_4.116, weakly similar to uniprot|P39707 Saccharomyces cerevisiae YAR008w FUN4 tRNA splicing endonuclease gamma subunit) produces the protein MIQIKRINDKYLVFKVEDIRFLRQEHLIGGTLIGTLPQIPQQNVFCGLPLQLFKEEVIFLMKNGIAEVVDDSASHVTALTSQTPEDIENYEKQRHTAQQLQIKEYTEGMLERRRQALEKKGMSGKIDKEVVVATDNAISYVTDATTTNETLEGYNMFSKENVLSDLLEHVTSAQYYIFNFLHSRGYFLSPGLRFGGNFLAYPGDSVRYHSHYIAIGKEYEEKFPIKSVIVGGGRLGTNVKKCLVLGGENDEGGDSVYCIEWSGFG, from the coding sequence ATGATCCAGATCAAACGCATCAACGACAAGTATCTGGTGTTTAAGGTAGAGGACATCCGGTTTCTCCGGCAAGAGCATCTCATTGGAGGCACGTTAATCGGTACGCTACCTCAAATCCCCCAACAGAATGTCTTCTGTGGCCTGCCACTGCAACTGTTCAAGGAAGAGGTGATATTTCTGATGAAGAATGGAATTGCAGAGGTTGTGGACGATAGTGcaagtcatgtgacagCCCTTACTTCCCAAACGCCTGAAGATATCGAAAACTACGAAAAACAACGCCATACAGCCCAGCAACTGCAGATCAAGGAGTATACAGAGGGTATGCTTGAGCGACGTCGGCAGGCtcttgagaagaagggaaTGAGCGGGAAGATTGACAAGGAGGTTGTGGTTGCTACTGATAACGCCATATCATACGTCACTGATGCTACCACTACAAATGAGACGCTGGAGGGATACAACATGTTCAGCAAGGAGAATGTGCTGAGCGACCTGCTAGAGCACGTGACTTCGGCTCAGTATTATATCTTCAACTTTTTGCATTCCCGAGGGTATTTCTTGTCACCTGGCCTGCGGTTTGGAGGCAATTTTTTGGCATACCCCGGAGACTCCGTCAGATACCACTCCCATTACATTGCTATTGGCAAGGAGTATGAGGAGAAATTCCCCATCAAAAGTGTTAttgttggaggagggcgTCTTGGAACTAATGTAAAGAAGtgtcttgttcttggggGAGAGAATGACGAGGGTGGGGACAGTGTGTATTGCATTGAGTGGAGTGGTTTTGGTTAG